The Mya arenaria isolate MELC-2E11 chromosome 16, ASM2691426v1 genome includes a window with the following:
- the LOC128221575 gene encoding uncharacterized protein LOC128221575, with amino-acid sequence MDAAGQEKRKQKPSGRHTMYKLHIGWRHYCQGDFRQITSRRGGGIRKMEYNITEPQSVESIIEVGKRLFFPNGRNSFGNLNDMEVNLTNYSGEKIERFCNIDEQPCTFQEFLKSTGRYSSQFHVYLSTKSITYDKITPLEETSETSYLANRKTIQGLHVQYTKNETSEYSGDTSIITCHSTKQCRELSGIPDDIDDYDPLEDGYNVTYLAVNDKVYMERTSSGLSFPQDVAGQDSAYIFHGPNEICGMNEGKVVLGVVTNCSENVNYTWYKDQSIYAAGINLMLIHTNDTGVYNVKCQVGETLYTFEESVEIALPATTDRYDMDMRIDSEVTENLNTTHFGITADLKDCVSNTAATDSSLDMVTQTFIETSDLGENDGKGTHSLTTTTFICDKDGTCANAVSAACETSVFCEKDGIGANAVSTFLETSVIHERDATGANAVLTFPETSVIHEKDGTGATAIPTIPETIPETSAMCVNNGTGTNTISTIPKVDVICEKDGKCSKTVQTIPATSVIFEKYGSDANTVSTGYFCEKYGAAVNKAPTVTETSILIENECTCSNAISTVTETSFLGDVTTEFLDISTGFVDSVETRLDKDENENDIKAKLTGKNSRKSMGSSDNLVAEQPPVKKGFTQLDANTDNLNVRFGDFKLLEKIGEGGFGEVYKGEYLGTDIAVKKVKIKRMKVVKQSVLQEVVTNSHLRHPNIVLLMGYSINTDCLYLLTEFIAGPNLDDVLFADNEYEFTVPQKHAVALQVCQGVAYLHNHNPIVIHRDIKPENILLTRNLETAKLCDMGLSKVKVMNTMTKTVADRRETQPGTLAYQAPGILLQARRGRTQADVWSLCCSLVELFTAKTIWDLTSEDDENDDSVQVIIRAMQRKDMPHGLSNLDREHTLSVQLKAVIQKGLSYQIEDRPTALDFVVALKHEL; translated from the exons atg gaTGCTGCAGGACAGGAAAAGAGAAAACAGAAACCTAGCGGCCGTCATACTATGTACAAGCTACATATCGGATGGCGCCATTACTGTCAAGGTGACTTTAGACAAATTACATCAAGACGAGGTGGGGGCATTCGGAAGATGGAATATAATATAACGGAGCCTCAGTCAGTGGAATCAATAATTGAAGTCGGCAAACGTTTATTTTTTCCGAATGGAAGAAATTCttttggaaatttaaatgatatggaAGTGAATTTAACTAATTACAGCGGTGAGAAAATTGAACGCTTCTGCAATATAGATGAACAACCGTGTACATTTCAAGAATTTTTGAAGTCAACAGGAAGGTACTCGTCTCAATTCCATGTTTATCTTTCGACGAAAAGCATTACCTATGATAAAATAACGCCACTGGAAGAAACAAGTGAAACGAGTTATCTTGCCAACAGGAAGACAATACAAGGACTGCATGTACAGTATACTAAGAATGAAACATCAGAATATTCAGGAGACACCTCAATTATCACATGTCATAGCACAAAACAATGCAGGGAATTATCAGGTATTCCTGATGACATAGACGATTACGACCCTCTTGAAGATGGTTATAATGTAACGTATCTGGCTGTAAATGATAAGGTTTACATGGAGCGAACTTCGTCTGGCCTCAGTTTTCCACAAGACGTCGCTGGACAAgacagtgcatatatatttcatggaCCTAATGAGATATGTGGAATGAATGAAGGCAAAGTTGTTTTAGGCGTAGTAACAAACTGTTCTGAAAACGTTAATTACACATGGTATAAGGATCAAAGCATATATGCAGCAGGGATTAATCTCATGTTGATACATACAAATGACACTGGTGTCTATAATGTAAAATGCCAAGTAGGCGAAACGTTGTACACCTTTGAAGAGAGTGTTGAAATAGCTTTGCCCGCAACTACAGATAGATATGACATGGATATGCGAATCGACAGCGAGGTTACTGAAAATCTGAACACCACACACTTTGGCATAACTGCTGATTTGAAAGATTGCGTTTCTAATACAGCAGCTACAGATTCTAGCCTAGACATGGTTACACAAACGTTTATTGAAACAAGTGATTTGGGTGAAAATGATGGTAAAGGTACACAcagtttaacaacaacaacttttatcTGTGACAAAGATGGCACATGTGCAAATGCTGTATCAGCAGCTTGTGAAACAAGTGTATTCTGTGAAAAAGACGGCATAGGTGCAAACGCTGTTTCAACATTTCTTGAAACAAGTGTAATCCATGAAAGAGATGCCACAGGTGCAAACGCTGTTCTTACATTTCCTGAAACAAGTGTAATCCATGAAAAAGATGGCACAGGGGCAACTGCTATTCCAACAATTCCTGaaacaattcctgaaacaaGTGCAATGTGTGTAAACAATGGTACAGGAACAAATACTATTTCGACAATTCCTAAAGTAGATGTAATCTGTGAAAAAGATGGCAAATGTTCAAAGACTGTTCAGACAATTCCTGCAACAAGTgtaatctttgaaaaatatggttCAGATGCAAACACCGTTTCAACAGGTTATTTCTGTGAAAAATATGGTGCAGCAGTAAACAAAGCACCAACAGTTACCGAAACAAGTATTTTGATCGAAAATGAGTGTACATGTTCAAATGCTATTTCAACAGTTACAGAAACAAGTTTTTTGGGTGATGTTACAACTGAATTCTTAGATATTTCAACAGGATTTGTGGATTCTGTGGAAACCAGACTGGACAaggatgaaaatgaaaatgatattaaagctAAGCTTACTGGAAAAAACTCAAGAAAGAGTATGGGTTCTTCTGATAATTTAGTTGCAGAGCAACCACCAGTTAAAAAAGGGTTTACACAGTTGGATGCTAATACTGACAACTTAAATGTAAGGTTTGGAGACTtcaaattattggaaaaaatagGGGAGGGTGGTTTTGGTGAGGTTTACAAAGGTGAATATTTGGGAACAGATATTGCAGTGAAGAAAGTTAAGATAAAACGCATGAAAGTTGTGAAACAGTCAGTGTTGCAAGAAGTTGTCACAAACAGTCATCTTAGGCATCCAAACATTGTTCTACTGATGGGTTACTCAATCAATACTGACTGTCTCTATCTTCTCACAGAGTTCATTGCAGGTCCAAATTTGGATGATGTGCTTTTTGCTGACAATGAGTACGAATTTACTGTGCCTCAAAAACATGCAGTGGCATTGCAAGTATGTCAGGGTGTAGCATATTTACATAATCATAATCCAATAGTTATTCACAGAGACATTAAGCCTGAAAACATTTTGCTGACGAGAAATTTGGAAACGGCAAAACTTTGTGACATGGGATTGTCTAAGGTGAAGGTAATGAATACCATGACCAAAACAGTTGCAGATCGCAGAGAGACACAGCCAGGAACTCTAGCTTATCAAGCTCCAGGGATTCTTCTGCAAGCTAGGAGAGGCAGAACACAAGCAGATGTTTGGAGCCTCTGTTGTTCATTAGTTGAGCTCTTTACTGCCAAAACCATATGGGACTTGACCAGTGAGGATGATGAAAATGACGACTCTGTCCAGGTTATAATCCGGGCAATGCAAAGAAAGGATATGCCACATGGCTTAAGTAATTTAGACAGGGAGCATACCCTTTCAGTGCAGCTGAAGGCTGTTATTCAGAAGGGCTTATCATACCAGATTGAGGACAGACCGACAGCATTAGACTTTGTAGTTGCGctaaaacatgaactttaa